A genomic segment from Maridesulfovibrio ferrireducens encodes:
- the fliS gene encoding flagellar export chaperone FliS: MHKAAQAYLSTQVHTTSKGELLLMLYDAAIKFLKQAKVKINEKDYAAKGILISKAIEVISELTASLNKEKGGELAENLSQLYIYCNTRLLQANLKMDNEKIDEVVRIIDGIASAYREIIPTMEAQNAVPLQTYSTSSSGSTNINASFVNDPGYGLPTAAKNMPAPNSMRLKKAANAYGTSR, translated from the coding sequence ATGCATAAAGCCGCACAAGCATATCTTTCCACTCAGGTACACACCACTTCCAAGGGAGAACTTCTCCTGATGCTTTACGATGCCGCCATTAAATTCTTGAAGCAGGCAAAAGTTAAGATTAACGAGAAGGACTACGCTGCCAAAGGTATTCTTATTTCAAAGGCTATTGAAGTTATTTCAGAACTGACCGCTAGTCTTAACAAGGAAAAAGGCGGAGAACTCGCTGAAAATCTGAGCCAGCTTTATATCTATTGCAACACAAGACTGTTGCAGGCAAATTTAAAGATGGACAATGAAAAAATAGATGAAGTTGTCAGGATAATTGACGGAATTGCCTCTGCCTACAGAGAGATCATTCCGACAATGGAAGCACAGAATGCTGTCCCCTTACAGACATATTCCACGTCTTCAAGCGGATCAACAAACATTAATGCCAGCTTCGTTAATGATCCAGGATACGGACTTCCCACAGCGGCTAAAAACATGCCTGCCCCGAATTCCATGCGCCTTAAAAAAGCAGCCAATGCCTACGGTACCAGCCGATAA
- the fliD gene encoding flagellar filament capping protein FliD — translation MADSISGNINFAGLGSGTDFKAMIDGMVKVERMHINRLENWRGSWSGKIDKFQELNTSLLSLQTTLKSMDTLDEFMTRAVTTSDPDTLTATATSAALVTTHAIEISQLAQNDIHVTASGASSIKDPIFTSTGSFTFSYQGESVTLSNIAAGTTMEGFVNMINAHADSRSKIRATTINDGTTTHLQIYGLDLGADNQVIISNTTGMIFNAGDFGQTQEAQNSKIKVDGFPPGGGDWIERDTNSINDVIDGVTINLKKTTAPGSTINVGITTDASGMVENVQKFVDQVNTVRTLIKDLTKVDTSSEKAKGSLLTGNYGVELLIGQRLKDIVSSKGIGFSWYEQLPSGDFKGDKYSALSQLGIMTNAESGGDKMGLLEIDSDKLNAALLDDPYAVAELFAANNKGESDSPNVEYLSHITGVTDPGDYNVQYEISGGKLISATINGNTALVDAATWQITGNGGHPEAGLAIRVENHNDGTYGNASSKADDAILVHIKLGKAGEMSGAITDITGEEGPLSILEKNYKSIISSIDKKIEYEENRIELFEKNLTNKYARLDALLGKYQGMQAQLTSSIKQLGSGSS, via the coding sequence ATGGCTGACTCAATTTCTGGAAATATCAACTTCGCCGGACTCGGTAGTGGCACGGACTTCAAAGCCATGATCGATGGTATGGTGAAAGTCGAGCGCATGCATATTAACCGCCTTGAGAACTGGAGAGGTTCTTGGAGCGGTAAAATTGATAAGTTTCAAGAACTTAATACTTCACTACTATCTTTACAGACTACACTTAAGTCCATGGACACTCTTGACGAGTTCATGACCAGAGCTGTTACAACTTCCGACCCGGATACACTCACAGCCACGGCAACAAGTGCAGCATTAGTTACCACTCACGCAATTGAAATCAGCCAACTGGCACAAAATGATATCCATGTTACAGCCTCAGGCGCCAGTTCTATTAAAGATCCAATATTTACTTCAACCGGCTCGTTTACTTTTTCGTATCAAGGTGAATCCGTAACCCTCAGCAACATTGCCGCAGGGACCACCATGGAAGGGTTTGTCAATATGATAAATGCCCATGCGGACTCGCGAAGCAAAATCAGAGCTACAACCATTAATGATGGAACAACCACCCATCTACAAATTTACGGTCTCGATCTTGGAGCCGATAATCAGGTCATAATTTCCAATACGACCGGAATGATTTTCAATGCCGGAGATTTCGGACAAACCCAGGAAGCACAAAATTCAAAAATTAAAGTAGACGGATTCCCTCCGGGGGGTGGCGACTGGATTGAACGGGATACCAACTCCATCAATGATGTCATAGACGGCGTAACCATCAACCTTAAAAAAACTACGGCCCCTGGATCTACTATTAATGTTGGTATCACCACAGATGCATCCGGTATGGTTGAAAATGTCCAAAAATTTGTTGATCAAGTAAATACAGTAAGAACCCTCATAAAAGACCTGACAAAGGTTGATACCAGCTCTGAAAAAGCTAAAGGATCACTCCTTACCGGTAACTACGGTGTTGAACTATTAATCGGTCAGAGATTAAAAGATATTGTTTCCAGCAAAGGTATCGGCTTTTCGTGGTATGAACAATTGCCCAGCGGAGACTTCAAAGGGGATAAATATTCAGCTCTCTCGCAGCTTGGAATCATGACTAACGCAGAATCCGGCGGCGATAAAATGGGGCTTCTTGAGATTGACAGCGACAAGTTGAATGCGGCCTTACTGGACGATCCTTATGCTGTTGCAGAACTTTTTGCAGCCAACAACAAAGGGGAGAGCGATTCTCCAAATGTTGAATATCTTTCCCACATTACCGGTGTGACAGATCCGGGCGACTATAATGTTCAATATGAAATATCCGGGGGTAAGCTGATTTCCGCAACTATCAACGGAAACACAGCGCTGGTAGATGCTGCAACGTGGCAAATTACCGGTAACGGAGGTCACCCGGAAGCAGGTTTAGCTATTCGGGTTGAAAACCATAATGACGGAACCTACGGAAATGCGAGCAGCAAAGCGGATGACGCGATTCTAGTTCATATCAAGCTGGGTAAGGCCGGAGAAATGTCCGGAGCCATTACTGACATTACCGGTGAAGAAGGACCGCTTAGCATTCTTGAGAAGAACTACAAAAGCATCATTAGCAGCATTGATAAAAAGATAGAATATGAAGAAAACAGAATTGAACTTTTTGAAAAGAATCTGACTAACAAATATGCCCGACTTGATGCGTTACTCGGTAAATATCAAGGTATGCAGGCACAGCTGACCTCAAGTATTAAGCAATTAGGTTCTGGCAGCAGCTAA
- a CDS encoding adenylyl-sulfate kinase, whose translation MFCEPFSLWLMGPTSAGKTTLAIALIKRLKDEGISVIHIDGDEVRNLFGENHGFSKNERLRVVQACFFITKKARDANVSTITSALTAGDEARCLISKQKHKITVGYINCPIEICAERDPKGLYEKAKKGIIDTLVGYNSEYKAPENPDFIINTAHVTIDESVEEILRNLKRKVG comes from the coding sequence ATGTTTTGTGAGCCTTTTTCTCTCTGGCTTATGGGGCCGACTTCTGCAGGAAAGACCACACTGGCGATTGCTTTAATCAAAAGGCTAAAAGATGAAGGAATTTCGGTCATACATATCGATGGAGATGAAGTTCGAAATCTTTTCGGCGAAAATCATGGGTTTTCAAAAAATGAACGATTACGAGTAGTACAGGCTTGTTTTTTTATTACAAAAAAAGCCAGAGATGCAAATGTTTCAACAATCACCTCCGCTCTTACCGCTGGAGACGAAGCCAGATGTCTTATAAGCAAACAAAAACATAAAATTACCGTAGGTTATATTAATTGCCCAATCGAAATTTGTGCTGAACGAGACCCTAAAGGCCTATATGAGAAGGCAAAAAAAGGAATAATTGATACTCTTGTAGGATACAACTCTGAGTATAAAGCTCCTGAGAACCCCGATTTTATAATTAACACAGCACACGTCACGATAGACGAATCAGTAGAAGAAATTCTTAGAAACTTAAAAAGAAAGGTCGGTTAA
- the rseP gene encoding RIP metalloprotease RseP, translated as MTWIFDFLLVLGGLIFFHELGHFIVARLLGIGVKTFSLGFGPKIAGFSLGNTDYRLSLIPLGGYVSLAGEERDMDNDSGFNSKQLFMNRPPWHRMLVVAAGPVFNFILAWIIFWGIILTHGQMGMTPEVGSLQPDGPALQAGIQAGDNVLSINGKKIVFWSDLAETIQNSKTDSLDLVISRDGKQKNIIVTPQVQELKNLFGETIRVPVVGIVASGKTKTVELNGVSGAKAAAIQTWTVTKLICTSIVKMVERVVPMDSIGGPIMIAQAIKQQSERGLLELLQFTAFISINLGLLNLLPIPVLDGGHLLFFGLETVLRRPLNEKLQNAATRIGLLLLFSLMAFAIFNDLVRTFK; from the coding sequence ATGACATGGATATTTGATTTCCTACTGGTTCTCGGCGGCTTAATTTTCTTTCATGAGTTAGGTCATTTCATTGTCGCACGCTTACTCGGAATAGGGGTTAAAACCTTTTCTCTGGGCTTCGGCCCAAAGATTGCGGGATTTTCACTGGGAAATACCGACTACAGATTGTCATTAATCCCCCTCGGCGGCTATGTAAGCCTGGCCGGTGAAGAACGTGATATGGACAATGATTCCGGTTTCAACTCCAAACAATTATTCATGAATCGTCCTCCGTGGCACAGAATGCTTGTTGTTGCTGCTGGACCTGTTTTCAACTTTATTCTGGCATGGATCATCTTCTGGGGAATTATCCTGACACATGGTCAGATGGGTATGACTCCTGAAGTAGGCTCACTGCAACCTGACGGCCCTGCACTTCAAGCCGGAATTCAGGCTGGAGACAATGTTCTTTCTATAAACGGGAAAAAGATTGTGTTCTGGAGTGATCTGGCAGAAACCATTCAAAACAGTAAAACCGACTCTCTTGATTTAGTTATATCAAGAGACGGCAAGCAAAAAAATATTATTGTTACACCGCAAGTTCAGGAATTAAAAAATCTTTTCGGCGAAACAATCCGTGTTCCGGTTGTGGGTATTGTTGCTTCCGGCAAAACTAAAACTGTTGAGCTTAACGGAGTCTCAGGCGCAAAAGCCGCGGCCATACAAACTTGGACTGTAACAAAACTGATATGCACAAGTATTGTTAAAATGGTTGAAAGAGTTGTGCCGATGGATTCAATAGGCGGACCGATCATGATAGCTCAGGCTATCAAGCAGCAATCTGAACGCGGATTACTTGAGTTACTCCAGTTTACGGCTTTCATCAGCATAAACCTAGGACTGCTGAATCTGCTGCCTATTCCTGTTCTCGACGGTGGACATTTACTGTTCTTCGGACTTGAAACAGTTTTACGCAGACCCCTCAATGAAAAACTTCAAAATGCGGCAACCCGTATCGGCCTGCTTTTGCTCTTTTCCCTGATGGCCTTTGCTATCTTTAACGATTTAGTCCGAACGTTCAAATAA
- a CDS encoding 1-deoxy-D-xylulose-5-phosphate reductoisomerase: MKTYISPWPATAQLPAFPRTISILGCTGSIGTSTLKVIEQHPDLFKITALAGGRNASLLAKQAIKHRPAYLAVLTDEIAKELKTLLPADYKPEILTGPSAYVTLASLDEVSLVLSSIVGAAGFEPTLAAAKKGKMIALANKESLVLGGHIIRATCHATGATILPVDSEHNALFQGLAGHNGADVSRLILTASGGPFRGKSKEFLKTVTREQALNHPNWDMGAKISIDSATLMNKGLEVIEACHLYGLPPEQIDVVVHPQSIIHSLVEYVDGSQLGHLGLPNMQIPIAYSICFPKIVPLDLKPLNLAEIGTLTFEKPDLEVFPCLKLAAEAFSAGQSHPIVLNAANEVAVDLFLHEKIGFTDIPSIIGSALERHISCDVSEAGAVLELDVKTRRDVMNSIA, translated from the coding sequence TTGAAAACTTACATATCTCCATGGCCTGCAACTGCGCAACTTCCAGCGTTCCCGAGAACTATTTCTATTCTGGGTTGCACAGGCTCAATCGGAACAAGCACTCTAAAAGTAATTGAACAGCATCCAGATCTTTTTAAAATCACAGCACTTGCCGGCGGAAGAAATGCTTCTTTACTGGCAAAACAGGCTATCAAGCACCGCCCTGCTTATCTCGCTGTTCTTACGGATGAGATAGCTAAAGAACTCAAAACACTGCTTCCCGCTGATTACAAACCTGAAATTCTGACAGGGCCTTCGGCTTACGTGACCTTGGCATCTCTTGATGAAGTTTCACTTGTTCTCTCTTCAATCGTCGGCGCCGCCGGATTTGAGCCTACTCTTGCAGCGGCTAAAAAAGGCAAAATGATTGCCCTCGCCAACAAGGAATCTCTGGTTCTGGGTGGACACATTATCCGAGCTACCTGCCATGCAACAGGTGCAACAATTCTACCCGTAGATTCTGAACACAATGCTCTATTTCAAGGCCTTGCAGGTCATAACGGCGCGGATGTAAGCAGACTTATTCTAACAGCTTCCGGCGGACCTTTCCGCGGCAAGAGTAAAGAATTTCTGAAAACTGTCACCCGTGAACAGGCTCTGAACCACCCCAACTGGGACATGGGCGCAAAAATCAGCATTGACTCCGCGACCCTTATGAATAAAGGTCTCGAGGTTATTGAAGCTTGTCATTTATATGGTCTGCCGCCGGAACAGATTGATGTTGTTGTTCACCCGCAAAGTATTATCCATTCGCTTGTAGAGTATGTTGACGGTTCACAGTTAGGCCATTTAGGGCTTCCTAATATGCAGATTCCAATTGCATACAGCATCTGCTTCCCCAAGATAGTTCCACTGGACTTAAAACCTCTGAATCTTGCAGAAATAGGAACTTTAACTTTCGAAAAACCGGATCTTGAAGTTTTTCCCTGCCTGAAACTGGCAGCTGAGGCTTTTTCTGCAGGACAAAGCCACCCTATCGTTCTGAATGCTGCTAATGAAGTAGCTGTTGATCTCTTTCTGCACGAAAAAATAGGATTCACGGACATCCCTTCAATAATAGGCTCAGCTCTGGAACGACATATATCCTGCGACGTAAGTGAAGCAGGAGCGGTTCTGGAACTTGATGTCAAAACCAGACGCGATGTTATGAACTCTATCGCTTAA
- a CDS encoding MJ1477/TM1410 family putative glycoside hydrolase codes for MKFKYLFTALILMTITSCTAKQPESPQKAPLKQTIHKAQKDITSWAYWLQAPSIAGLAESPYDLIVMDYSADGTDSKKFTTKDISVLHKFDKTVLCYFSIGEAEEYRFYWQNKWKDNPPNFLGPENPDWPANYKVRYWREDWWETGLRPYLDRILEAGFDGVYLDIIDGYWFWHEQGVDIESAADDMVKLIKRIADYCRAKSGKDFIICPQNGLGVIADCSPVYRDVYFKTVNMVGLESLLTNVFSKEDQNYRLSLAKELSDSGITILDVEYIKEDQYPNYLKKVKALNFPIIPYGATPDAALDTLTDFDRYRRGNKGD; via the coding sequence ATGAAATTTAAATATCTATTTACGGCACTCATACTTATGACAATAACTTCATGCACAGCAAAGCAACCTGAAAGCCCCCAAAAGGCACCCTTGAAGCAAACTATTCACAAAGCACAAAAAGATATTACAAGCTGGGCTTACTGGCTGCAAGCTCCATCTATTGCTGGGTTGGCTGAATCACCATACGATTTAATTGTGATGGATTACTCGGCAGATGGAACCGACAGCAAAAAATTCACAACTAAAGACATTTCCGTTCTTCACAAATTCGACAAGACGGTCCTCTGCTATTTTTCCATTGGTGAAGCTGAAGAATACAGATTTTACTGGCAGAATAAATGGAAGGATAATCCTCCGAATTTTCTCGGGCCGGAAAACCCGGACTGGCCTGCAAATTATAAAGTGCGCTATTGGCGCGAGGATTGGTGGGAAACAGGACTGCGCCCATATCTGGACCGCATCTTAGAAGCAGGATTTGACGGAGTTTACTTGGACATTATAGATGGATACTGGTTCTGGCATGAACAGGGTGTAGACATAGAATCCGCAGCAGATGACATGGTCAAACTAATTAAAAGAATTGCTGACTACTGCCGTGCAAAATCAGGTAAAGATTTTATTATCTGCCCTCAGAACGGGCTGGGAGTAATTGCCGACTGTTCACCTGTCTACCGCGATGTATATTTCAAAACAGTAAACATGGTCGGTCTGGAAAGTCTGCTGACCAATGTTTTCAGCAAAGAAGATCAAAATTACAGACTTAGTTTGGCAAAAGAACTTTCTGATTCAGGGATAACTATTCTTGATGTAGAATACATCAAAGAAGATCAATATCCCAATTATCTGAAAAAAGTTAAAGCTCTGAACTTTCCGATCATTCCCTACGGGGCAACGCCGGACGCAGCTCTCGACACACTGACTGACTTTGACCGATATCGCAGAGGAAATAAAGGCGACTAA
- a CDS encoding flagellin, protein MALVINHNLMAMNATRNLSDSYNNLAVSTRRLSSGLRVGTAADDAAGLAIREIMRADVKSLNQGIRNANDAISMIQTADGALSVIDEKLIRMKELATQAATGTYNSDQRLIIDSEYQAMASEITRIANATDFNGIHLLNGNLSGANSAHNGAGLTSTGPVKVHFGSGNDSAEDYYYVSINTSTASALGVGLVANNSISTQALAQASLDKLNNAIISKDKIRANLGSTQNRLENTITNLSIQAENVQAAESRISDVDVATEMTEFTKNQIMTQAAVAMLSQANNMPRMAMQLIG, encoded by the coding sequence ATGGCTTTAGTAATTAACCACAACTTAATGGCAATGAATGCGACCCGTAACCTCTCGGACTCGTATAACAACTTAGCTGTTTCAACTCGTCGCCTGTCTTCAGGTCTTCGTGTCGGAACTGCGGCTGACGATGCTGCCGGTCTCGCAATTCGCGAAATCATGCGTGCTGATGTCAAGTCACTTAATCAGGGTATTCGTAACGCTAACGATGCAATTTCCATGATCCAGACTGCTGACGGAGCACTGTCAGTTATCGATGAAAAGCTCATCAGGATGAAGGAACTTGCAACACAGGCCGCAACCGGTACCTACAACTCTGACCAGCGTTTGATCATCGACTCCGAGTATCAGGCAATGGCATCAGAAATCACTCGTATTGCTAACGCAACTGACTTTAACGGAATTCACCTGCTTAATGGTAACTTGTCTGGAGCAAATTCTGCGCACAACGGTGCCGGTCTGACTTCTACTGGTCCGGTTAAGGTTCACTTCGGATCCGGCAACGACTCCGCAGAAGACTACTACTATGTTTCAATTAACACTTCTACAGCTTCAGCTCTCGGTGTTGGACTTGTAGCTAATAACTCCATCTCCACCCAGGCTCTTGCTCAGGCATCTCTGGACAAGTTGAATAACGCGATCATCTCCAAGGATAAGATTCGCGCGAACCTCGGTTCTACCCAGAACAGATTGGAAAACACAATTACCAACCTGTCCATTCAGGCTGAAAATGTTCAGGCTGCGGAATCCCGCATCTCTGACGTTGATGTAGCAACAGAAATGACCGAGTTCACCAAGAACCAGATTATGACTCAGGCTGCTGTAGCAATGCTCTCGCAGGCGAACAACATGCCAAGAATGGCTATGCAGTTGATCGGTTAA
- the tsaB gene encoding tRNA (adenosine(37)-N6)-threonylcarbamoyltransferase complex dimerization subunit type 1 TsaB — translation MNLLSDNKIELLLALDGTEEALQIILAKREEPEEPFSLLDARTLVVPGRSAFFMVPAIKNALDLFGFSAKEITHLACVAGPGSFTGLRLTFSAAAGIISGNKALITGLEYLPMLAAGPAKFTRHPLWVVTHSRRMQVYIQGFEPLSEGKKNPEPLTPVLPVPVTEAVQIIESYKQERAVILGSGLLKNKAFFDDFLAANPQLKTLPKRFNRPALQDILSAADAAEFGTEMPFPMYLRGSDAEDNLEAITKKLGIPLEAARKLLKDISPV, via the coding sequence ATGAATCTACTTTCAGATAATAAAATAGAGCTTCTGCTGGCCCTCGACGGGACAGAAGAAGCTCTACAGATAATTCTTGCTAAACGCGAGGAGCCTGAGGAACCATTCTCACTCCTCGACGCTCGAACTTTGGTAGTCCCGGGAAGATCTGCGTTTTTTATGGTTCCAGCCATTAAAAACGCACTGGACCTTTTCGGCTTTTCAGCAAAAGAAATAACACACCTGGCCTGCGTTGCCGGCCCCGGAAGTTTCACAGGTCTACGGCTGACATTTTCTGCTGCCGCAGGTATTATTTCCGGAAACAAGGCCCTCATAACCGGGCTGGAATATCTTCCGATGCTCGCCGCCGGACCTGCTAAATTTACCAGACATCCGCTTTGGGTCGTGACCCATTCACGCAGAATGCAAGTGTACATTCAGGGATTTGAACCACTAAGCGAAGGGAAAAAAAATCCCGAGCCCCTGACGCCGGTTCTTCCGGTTCCGGTCACGGAAGCAGTTCAAATTATCGAATCTTATAAACAGGAAAGAGCTGTTATTCTGGGAAGCGGGCTGCTAAAAAACAAAGCTTTTTTTGACGATTTTTTAGCTGCCAACCCGCAACTTAAGACTCTTCCTAAACGTTTCAACAGACCGGCACTTCAAGATATTCTTTCCGCGGCGGATGCGGCTGAATTCGGAACAGAAATGCCTTTTCCGATGTATCTCAGAGGATCTGACGCAGAAGACAACCTTGAAGCTATCACAAAAAAACTCGGCATTCCTTTAGAGGCTGCCCGCAAGCTGCTAAAAGACATTTCTCCAGTTTAA
- a CDS encoding HD family phosphohydrolase, translated as MKKKIAKINVTGATAIEKILNDMIEETQCVTCQKALKDLTKPVLSAVSSMFGEQMDLVDRLTEIGLALSGETRLERLLEMIVDEARVLTKADAGTLYIVDKNNRKLEFSILQNDTMNVRMGGTSGNEITLPPVPLYTSGNTPNKSHVSAYCALTGETVNIADVYEAEGFDFTGPRKYDAATGYRSKSMLVLALKNHEQDIIGVLQLLNALDSNEKVVEFSTDVVDIVGSLASQAAIALTNAQLIQGLKDLLYSVIQSIAAAIDAKSPYTNGHIERVVDLTMMIAETVNRATEGKFADMQFTVDELEELKLAAWMHDVGKISIPEHVVDKSTKLQTIYDRSELVDNRFRLISELVKNRQLEEVVQVLSNGAGTNKISAIEMRYAVELEQLEDDRKFIASCNIPNEFMTDERIARVREIAARTYESGGESFNWLSDDEVTNLCIRKGTLTDRERKVIESHAAITYEMLSRLPFPKRLSCVPEYAAGHHEKVDGSGYPKGLAEKELSLQSRIMAVADIFEALTAKDRPYKKPMKLSQAIKILGFMEKDRHIDSDVYKLFLDSGLYMEYAKAELDPSQIEED; from the coding sequence TTGAAAAAGAAGATTGCCAAAATAAATGTGACGGGCGCTACAGCCATTGAGAAAATTCTTAATGACATGATAGAAGAGACTCAGTGCGTCACGTGTCAGAAGGCGTTGAAAGATCTTACTAAACCCGTTCTTTCAGCTGTTTCAAGTATGTTCGGTGAGCAGATGGATCTTGTGGACAGGCTTACTGAGATAGGTCTGGCTCTTTCCGGGGAAACAAGGCTTGAGCGTCTTTTAGAAATGATAGTTGATGAAGCCCGTGTTTTGACAAAAGCCGATGCCGGGACTCTTTATATTGTGGATAAAAATAACCGGAAGCTTGAATTTTCCATCCTTCAGAATGACACTATGAATGTGCGCATGGGCGGCACCAGCGGTAATGAAATAACTTTGCCACCTGTTCCTCTTTATACCTCCGGCAATACTCCTAATAAATCTCACGTTTCCGCTTATTGTGCCCTGACCGGTGAAACTGTCAATATTGCAGATGTTTATGAAGCTGAAGGGTTCGATTTTACCGGGCCGCGAAAGTATGATGCCGCAACCGGATATCGTTCAAAATCGATGCTTGTTCTGGCTCTAAAAAATCACGAACAGGATATAATCGGTGTTTTGCAGCTTCTTAATGCTCTTGATAGTAACGAAAAAGTCGTTGAATTTTCAACAGATGTTGTAGATATCGTGGGTTCTCTTGCTTCACAAGCCGCCATTGCTCTCACAAATGCTCAGCTCATTCAGGGCCTTAAAGATCTTCTTTATTCTGTTATCCAGAGTATTGCCGCGGCTATTGATGCAAAGTCTCCTTATACTAACGGGCATATTGAGCGGGTTGTGGATCTTACTATGATGATAGCTGAAACTGTTAACAGAGCAACTGAAGGCAAGTTCGCAGATATGCAGTTTACCGTAGATGAACTGGAAGAGTTGAAGCTTGCGGCTTGGATGCACGATGTAGGAAAAATTTCTATTCCTGAGCATGTGGTAGATAAGTCTACTAAACTTCAGACTATTTATGACCGTTCAGAGCTTGTCGATAACCGGTTCAGGTTGATTTCTGAACTTGTGAAAAACAGGCAGCTTGAAGAAGTTGTTCAAGTTTTGTCCAACGGAGCCGGGACTAATAAAATTTCTGCAATTGAAATGCGATATGCTGTTGAACTGGAACAGCTCGAAGATGACAGGAAATTTATTGCTTCCTGCAATATCCCTAATGAATTCATGACTGATGAAAGGATTGCAAGGGTTCGCGAAATTGCGGCGCGTACTTACGAGAGCGGAGGAGAGTCTTTTAACTGGTTGAGTGATGATGAAGTTACCAATCTGTGCATACGTAAAGGGACTCTGACAGATCGTGAACGCAAGGTTATAGAAAGTCATGCAGCTATTACATATGAAATGCTTTCAAGGCTTCCTTTTCCCAAGAGATTATCGTGCGTGCCTGAGTATGCCGCTGGGCATCATGAAAAAGTTGACGGTTCAGGATATCCGAAAGGGCTGGCGGAAAAGGAACTCTCCTTGCAATCGCGAATTATGGCGGTAGCCGATATCTTTGAAGCGCTTACAGCTAAAGACAGGCCATATAAAAAACCTATGAAACTTTCTCAGGCAATTAAAATACTCGGGTTTATGGAGAAGGACAGGCATATTGATTCTGATGTGTATAAGCTTTTCCTCGATTCAGGGTTATATATGGAATACGCAAAAGCCGAGCTGGACCCCTCGCAGATTGAAGAAGATTAA
- a CDS encoding phosphatidate cytidylyltransferase produces the protein MTLSTLQQRIITSVLLVFALFLALYLGGYVLMGAVTVFSVVALHEFYSMFWKENSRTFSKIIGMISGAAIILTAALASPTWVIILLLALFWIFNLKFLFSYSATPGRASYNDSLILFSGLIYIPLTLQFLTSMNSWEILFVLLSSSASDTVAFYAGTYFGKKKIWPRISPKKSWAGSIGGFIACIICCTVYGRYLGNASILSWVILAASLNIASQMGDFFESALKRKLDVKDSGKILPGHGGVLDRIDSLVLALPVYILARQLHAFF, from the coding sequence ATGACCTTAAGCACCTTGCAGCAGCGGATTATAACCTCAGTACTTCTTGTCTTTGCTCTTTTTCTCGCATTATACTTAGGAGGATACGTCCTCATGGGAGCAGTGACTGTTTTCTCAGTTGTAGCGCTCCACGAATTTTATTCCATGTTCTGGAAGGAAAACTCCCGCACTTTTTCAAAAATAATCGGCATGATTTCAGGAGCCGCAATAATTTTGACTGCGGCTTTAGCTTCCCCCACATGGGTAATAATTTTATTACTCGCCCTTTTCTGGATATTTAATTTAAAATTTCTTTTCTCGTACAGCGCCACCCCGGGCAGAGCCTCATACAACGACTCCCTGATTCTTTTTTCCGGGCTGATATACATCCCTTTGACTCTTCAGTTTTTAACTTCCATGAACAGCTGGGAAATACTTTTTGTTCTCCTTTCATCCTCTGCCTCTGACACCGTAGCTTTTTACGCCGGAACTTATTTCGGCAAGAAAAAAATATGGCCGCGTATCAGTCCTAAAAAATCATGGGCAGGATCAATCGGAGGCTTTATTGCCTGTATTATCTGTTGCACTGTATACGGAAGATATTTAGGCAACGCATCAATCCTTTCATGGGTTATCCTTGCCGCATCTTTAAACATAGCTTCTCAAATGGGAGACTTCTTTGAATCCGCACTCAAGCGGAAACTCGACGTTAAAGATTCAGGAAAAATTCTTCCGGGACACGGCGGAGTTTTAGACCGAATAGACAGTCTTGTCCTTGCGCTCCCCGTGTATATTCTGGCAAGACAGTTACACGCCTTTTTCTAA